One genomic region from Prevotella sp. Rep29 encodes:
- a CDS encoding Wzz/FepE/Etk N-terminal domain-containing protein, producing MENNRQTIDFGKIFKDLWSRKMLLLKVWVVTFILACIYIFPQPRYYDASEVLAPEIVDLSSSGGLGALASNFGVNLGIGMSKDAIYPELYPDLIGSKQFLVSLFDVKVKTLDGKVECDLHTYLLKHQKDAFYNYPKTWLIEKINEWKNSDKPVGKADGKIDPFILSEQDMLLTKALEGMIRCSVNKKTDVVTISIRSQDPLVSATLADSVCQRLQAVITDYRTSKARMDVEYYTKLTEKAKADYDRSVVKYSHFCDTHESTVLQVYASERDKLENEMSMCFSTYQTMQTQLQAAKAKLQERTPVFTILQCSTVPIRPAGPRRMIFVIAMLFLATVCTTLYVGRSEFKKAFAAR from the coding sequence ATGGAAAACAATAGACAAACCATAGATTTCGGAAAGATCTTCAAGGATCTTTGGAGCAGGAAAATGTTGTTGCTAAAAGTGTGGGTAGTAACCTTTATCCTTGCTTGTATATATATATTTCCTCAGCCCAGATATTATGATGCGAGCGAGGTTCTGGCGCCAGAAATAGTAGATCTTTCGTCAAGTGGCGGACTTGGGGCTTTGGCAAGTAATTTCGGTGTGAACTTAGGTATTGGCATGAGCAAGGATGCCATATACCCCGAACTGTATCCCGATCTTATTGGTTCCAAGCAATTCCTGGTTTCGCTGTTTGATGTTAAGGTCAAGACATTAGACGGCAAGGTTGAGTGTGACCTACATACCTATCTACTGAAGCACCAGAAGGATGCTTTCTACAATTATCCCAAAACATGGCTGATTGAGAAAATAAACGAATGGAAGAATTCCGACAAACCAGTAGGTAAAGCCGATGGAAAGATAGATCCGTTTATCTTGAGCGAGCAGGACATGTTGTTGACCAAGGCATTGGAGGGCATGATACGTTGCTCGGTGAATAAAAAGACAGATGTGGTAACCATTTCGATACGTTCCCAGGACCCTCTGGTATCAGCTACTTTGGCAGATAGTGTCTGTCAGCGGTTACAGGCTGTAATAACAGACTACAGGACAAGTAAAGCGCGTATGGATGTCGAGTATTATACAAAACTTACCGAGAAGGCAAAGGCTGACTATGACCGCTCAGTTGTGAAATACAGCCATTTCTGTGATACCCATGAGAGTACGGTTCTACAGGTCTATGCATCCGAGCGCGACAAGCTGGAGAATGAGATGTCGATGTGCTTCTCTACATACCAGACCATGCAGACTCAGCTGCAGGCTGCCAAGGCTAAACTGCAGGAGCGCACTCCGGTATTTACCATCCTACAATGCAGCACGGTTCCGATAAGACCAGCGGGACCCAGACGCATGATATTTGTCATTGCAATGCTGTTCCTGGCAACGGTATGCACTACGCTGTATGTCGGGAGGTCCGAATTCAAGAAGGCATTTGCTGCACGCTGA
- a CDS encoding flippase has product MSIKRNFAYSFILTASGYVFPLLTYPYVSRILGVSGIGICDFVDSIINYFILFSMMGIATCGIREIAVHKDDRERRSKIFYSILLLNIISTAIALVILLTAMYTVPALAQYRKLLYIGVLKLIANIFLIEWFYTGMENFAYITKRTIAVKLIYVVAIFVFIRKPEDYSTYYILTVATIVLNAGWNMIYTRKFVTFSLKDISIKPLLATFFSMGLYKIITSIYTTMNVTWLGFVTDTDQVGYYTSATKLYTIIISVFTAFTGVMLPRLSALHALGNEEEFWKKIRLSVEALACFSFPVTVFSIIFAPNILHFLLGNGFEGAYLPFRIIAPLVFIIGYEQILVLQILIPRNYDRIVLRNSVIGASLAVLANFLIVKMYGATGSAIVWLSSELAVLTATLLFVCRKTRYALPLRTIGRYMICYAPLALVLYLMRRTMATSDLIILLTTGSVVLLFTIVIQKYYIKSPVAIGLIEKLRI; this is encoded by the coding sequence ATGAGCATTAAAAGGAATTTTGCATATAGCTTTATTTTAACGGCAAGCGGATATGTCTTTCCACTGCTGACCTACCCTTACGTGTCACGCATTCTTGGGGTGAGTGGCATTGGCATATGCGACTTCGTTGACAGTATCATCAACTATTTCATCTTATTCTCCATGATGGGTATTGCCACGTGTGGAATACGTGAAATTGCCGTGCACAAGGATGATCGGGAAAGACGCTCAAAAATATTCTACAGCATACTTTTGCTTAATATTATCAGCACTGCCATTGCATTGGTCATATTGCTGACTGCCATGTACACTGTCCCTGCATTGGCTCAATATCGCAAACTGCTGTATATTGGTGTCCTAAAACTGATTGCAAACATATTTCTGATAGAGTGGTTCTATACAGGAATGGAGAACTTTGCTTACATCACGAAGCGCACCATTGCTGTCAAACTAATATATGTAGTAGCAATATTTGTCTTCATTAGAAAGCCAGAGGATTATTCCACGTATTACATCCTTACGGTTGCGACAATTGTGCTGAATGCTGGTTGGAATATGATTTATACCCGAAAATTTGTTACGTTCTCCCTAAAGGATATATCAATAAAACCGCTGCTGGCAACGTTTTTCTCAATGGGTTTATACAAAATTATCACGTCTATCTATACTACTATGAATGTGACGTGGCTGGGGTTTGTTACTGACACCGACCAAGTGGGTTACTACACATCTGCGACGAAGCTGTATACGATTATCATATCTGTGTTTACTGCTTTTACGGGCGTCATGTTACCCAGGCTGTCGGCTCTGCATGCCTTAGGCAATGAAGAGGAATTCTGGAAGAAGATAAGGCTTTCGGTCGAGGCTTTGGCTTGTTTTTCTTTCCCTGTAACGGTGTTTTCCATCATATTTGCGCCCAACATTCTGCATTTCCTGCTGGGAAATGGTTTTGAAGGGGCTTATCTGCCATTCCGCATTATTGCTCCTTTGGTATTTATTATCGGCTATGAACAGATTCTGGTTTTACAGATTCTTATCCCTCGCAACTATGACAGGATTGTCTTGCGAAATTCCGTAATAGGTGCTTCACTGGCTGTATTGGCAAACTTTCTGATTGTAAAGATGTATGGTGCGACGGGCTCTGCCATTGTGTGGCTTTCGTCTGAATTGGCCGTTCTGACGGCAACATTGCTTTTTGTCTGCAGGAAGACCCGTTATGCATTGCCGTTACGGACTATAGGACGCTACATGATATGCTATGCGCCTTTGGCTTTGGTTCTTTATCTGATGCGCAGGACAATGGCTACAAGTGACCTGATAATTCTGCTGACGACAGGTTCGGTGGTGCTGTTGTTTACAATAGTGATTCAGAAATATTATATAAAGTCTCCTGTAGCGATTGGGCTTATAGAGAAGTTACGGATATAA